Proteins from a genomic interval of Zingiber officinale cultivar Zhangliang chromosome 2A, Zo_v1.1, whole genome shotgun sequence:
- the LOC122041007 gene encoding AT-hook motif nuclear-localized protein 20-like, which translates to MAASLAVAGHPCRKLDEGDAVDDDEMLASKESDEAEDDPKEGAVEAGPRRPRGRPPGSKNKPKPPIFITRDSPSALRSHVMEVASGADISECIAHFARRRQCGINVLSGSGAVANVTLRQPAAPGSAVVALQGRFEILSLAGTFLPGAAPAGSTGLTVYLASGQGQVVGGIVVGALVAVGPVIVVAVTFSNAIYERLPLEEEDEGLLPIARVGSGGLPADPSLLSMYNLPAPYLNDPDGLAWAHPRPLSF; encoded by the coding sequence ATGGCCGCTTCCTTAGCCGTCGCTGGTCACCCCTGCAGGAAGCTGGACGAGGGCGATGCCGTAGACGACGACGAGATGCTCGCTTCCAAGGAATCAGATGAGGCTGAGGACGACCCCAAGGAGGGCGCTGTGGAGGCTGGCCCCCGTCGCCCCCGCGGGCGCCCTCCGGGTTCCAAGAACAAGCCCAAGCCGCCCATCTTCATCACCCGAGACAGCCCCAGCGCACTCCGTAGCCACGTCATGGAGGTCGCCTCCGGCGCTGACATCTCGGAGTGCATCGCCCATTTCGCCCGCCGTCGCCAGTGCGGCATCAACGTCCTAAGCGGCTCCGGCGCCGTCGCCAACGTCACCCTCAGGCAGCCAGCAGCCCCAGGATCCGCCGTCGTCGCCCTTCAGGGCCGCTTCGAGATCCTGTCGCTTGCCGGCACGTTCCTGCCCGGAGCGGCGCCGGCCGGATCCACCGGCCTCACCGTGTACCTGGCCAGCGGCCAGGGGCAGGTGGTTGGGGGAATCGTCGTGGGGGCACTCGTCGCTGTGGGACCCGTCATAGTGGTTGCGGTCACCTTCTCCAACGCCATCTACGAGAGGTTGCCGCTGGAGGAAGAGGATGAGGGCTTGTTGCCTATCGCCAGAGTCGGCAGTGGCGGATTACCAGCAGATCCGTCTTTGTTGAGCATGTACAACTTGCCGGCGCCGTATTTAAACGACCCCGACGGCCTAGCCTGGGCTCATCCGAGGCCGCTGTCATTCTGA